Proteins encoded together in one Mugil cephalus isolate CIBA_MC_2020 chromosome 16, CIBA_Mcephalus_1.1, whole genome shotgun sequence window:
- the LOC125022402 gene encoding cytochrome c oxidase assembly protein COX11, mitochondrial, which produces MLLPLLLRPSLSRPHASLLFTGCARSLHCCTRRRPKPELLLQRSLPPRPQTQSRGRRSRSHQEEWKTQNKTVLTYIAAAGVGMIGLAYASVPLYRLYCQASGLGGTAVAGHDADQVETMQPVKERVIKVTFNADTHASIQWNFRPQQTEIMVVPGETALAFYRAKNPTDKPIIGISTYNVVPFDAGQYFNKIQCFCFEEQRLNPHEEVDMPVFFYIDPEFAEDPRMARVDTITLSYTFFEAKDGQRLPVPGYSYS; this is translated from the exons ATGTTGCTGCCTCTCCTGCTGCGTCCGTCCCTCAGTCGTCCTCACGCGTCCTTGCTGTTCACGGGATGCGCTCGGTCGCTTCACTGCTGCACTCGGAGGAGGCCGAAGCctgagctcctcctccagcgttCGCTTCCTCCACGTCCCCAAACCCAGAGCCGAGGCAGGAGGTCCCGGAGCCACCAGGAGGAGTGGAAGACCCAGAACAAGACGGTGCTGACGTACATCGCTGCAGCCGGGGTGGGAATGATCGGCCTGGCGTACGCCTCCGTGCCCCTGTACCGGCTCTACTGCCAG GCGTCGGGGCTCGGAGGGACGGCCGTGGCCGGACACGACGCAGATCAGGTGGAGACGATGCAGCCGGTGAAGGAACGCGTCATCAAGGTGACGTTCAACGCAGACACGCACGCCAGCATCCAGTGGaacttcagacctcagcagacTGAGATCATG GTGGTTCCAGGTGAGACGGCGCTGGCTTTCTACAGAGCCAAGAACCCCACAGACAAACCCATCATCGGCATCTCCACCTACAACGTGGTTCCCTTCGACGCGGGACAGTACTTCAACAAGATCCAG TGTTTCTGCTTCGAGGAGCAGCGTCTGAACCCTCACGAGGAGGTGGACATGCCCGTCTTCTTCTACATCGACCCAGAGTTTGCCGAGGACCCCAGGATGGCCCGGGTGGACACCATCACGCTGTCCTACACCTTCTTCGAGGCCAAGGACGGTCAGAGACTCCCGGTCCCCGGATACAGCTACAGCTGA
- the nog3 gene encoding noggin-3 — protein MDKSCCLLAVFMLVLSLGLGVEDGVRQRHFHLRPVPSDTLPVEVPKEEPDPALDPKEKDLNETELRSALGSHFDPHFMSVSAPEDSGSEDAWDSDLRQKPSGAMPKEIRVVEVEVQPGKKQKPSKKFRRRLQLWLWSYAFCPVVYAWNDLGSRFWPRYVKGGSCYNKRSCSVPEGMLCKPAKATYFTILRWRCLQRKGGLKCSWIPVQYPIISECKCSCPN, from the coding sequence ATGGATAAGTCCTGCTGCCTCCTGGCCGTCTTCATGCTCGTCCTCTCTCTGGGTTTGGGGGTGGAGGACGGAGTCCGCCAGCGACACTTCCACCTCAGACCCGTTCCCAGCGACACTCTGCCCGTGGAGGTCCCGAAGGAGGAGCCGGACCCGGCGCTGGACCCCAAGGAGAAGGACCTGAACGAGACGGAGCTGCGGAGCGCCCTGGGGAGCCACTTCGACCCGCACTTCATGTCCGTGTCCGCACCGGAGGACTCGGGGAGCGAGGACGCGTGGGACTCGGACCTGCGGCAGAAACCGTCCGGGGCGATGCCCAAGGAGATCCGGGTCGTGGAGGTCGAGGTCCAGCCCGGGAAGAAGCAGAAGCCGAGTAAGAAATTCCGGAGACGGCTGCAGCTGTGGCTCTGGTCCTACGCGTTCTGCCCGGTGGTTTACGCGTGGAACGACCTGGGCTCCAGGTTCTGGCCTCGCTACGTGAAGGGGGGCAGCTGCTACAATAAGCGGTCTTGTTCGGTCCCTGAAGGGATGCTCTGCAAACCTGCCAAAGCGACTTACTTTACGATCCTGCGATGGCGCTGCCTGCAGAGGAAGGGGGGCCTCAAGTGCTCCTGGATTCCGGTCCAGTACCCGATCATTTCAGAGTGCAAGTGCTCCTGTCCCAACTGA
- the LOC125022391 gene encoding chromobox protein homolog 2-like gives MYLVRYRVYKGPVFIWYRIDTTCSGITHHYYKRGPTAAVRGQKRAVAAVVMEGVTVGQVFDAECILSKRPRKGKFEYLVKWRGWSSKHNSWEPEENILDPRLLAAFHKREQERELLFQKKGKRPRGRPRKILPPAPAAVKDGRSSSSSSDDDDDDDDEDDDDDGLSSSASSSSSEDEDQSKKSKPGPRVHPVPQKRPQILLAKPDPPPRKKKRGRKPLHPDLRALRQAKGRPSPPPPLPPPPPPPPPPPPPPRQHQGPRPLREEPRLGVKKPLQPASFTYTGLSRTSREEGASQTSSSSSSSSFSHSAASKPGSLACIWTSRSLSSSSSSPHSKASPSSQTRTSLSELKRSVSETGDGFKASLLRHGGGGGGGGGGPGSHGGFGGGPAASQRPLLGQRRQDGGAGQSGLVQPGLSKASPSPTPRDRASQALSLRALNLQSVGSRAPPGGGGLQGTHPTGASGGAARSSLRSGASGAKETRASSASGGQRSAGEQGGGGRGGAKEKLVGGGSARGNGGGLGPQNRSLNELSTGDSDETSSSESERDAALYPSNSRPSLGNNATESDTETDWRPARSLLEHVFVTDVTANFITVTVKESPTSVGFFNARNH, from the exons ATGTACTTGGTTCGATACCGAGTCTATAAAGGCCCTGTGTTTatttggtatcggatcgataccacaTGTAGCGGTATCACACACCACTACTATAAACGCGGACCTACGGCGGCCGTCAGAGGCCAAAAGCGCGCTGTGGCTGCTGTAGTAATGGAGGGGGTCACGGTGGGCCAGGTATTTGATGCGGAATGCATCCTCAGCAAACGGCCGCGGAAG GGGAAGTTTGAGTACCTGGTGAAGTGGAGAGGGTGGTCGTCCAA ACACAACAGCTGGGAGCCGGAGGAGAACATTCTGGACCCGCGGCTCCTGGCGGCGTTTCATAAGAG AGAACAAGAGCGAGAGCTGCTGTTCCAGAAGAAAGGGAAGAGGCCGAGAGGACGTCCTCGGAAGATCCTG CCTCCGGCTCCGGCGGCCGTGAAGGACGGACGCTCCTCGTCTTCATCCtccgacgacgacgacgacgacgacgatgaagacgatgatgatgatggtctCTCGTCGTCGGCGTCCTCGTCTTCCTCCGAGGACGAAGACCAGTCTAAGAAGTCTAAGCCGGGTCCTCGGGTCCATCCCGTCCCCCAGAAGAGGCCCCAGATCCTCCTGGCCAAACCCGACCCCCCGCCCCGGAAGAAGAAGCGAGGGAGGAAGCCGCTCCACCCGGACCTCAGGGCTCTGAGACAAGCCAAGGGCCgaccttcacctcctccccctctccctcctcccccacctcctcctcctcctcctccgcctcctcctcgcCAGCACCAGGGGCCCCGCCCCCTCAGGGAGGAGCCTCGGCTCGGGGTGAAGAAGCCGCTGCAGCCGGCCAGCTTCACCTACACCGGACTGAGCAGGACCTCCAGGGAGGAGGGAGCctcccagacctcctcctcctcctcctcctcctccttctcccactCAGCCGCCTCCAAACCCGGATCCCTGGCCTGTATCTGGACCAGCcgctccctgtcctcctcctcgtcctccccccACAGTAAAGCCAGTCCCTCCTCTCAGACCAGGACGTCTCTGTCGGAGCTCAAACGCTCCGTCTCAGAAACAGGGGACGGTTTTAAGGCGTCTCTGCTgagacacggaggaggaggaggaggaggaggaggaggtccggGGTCTCACGGAGGCTTCGGTGGAGGCCCGGCGGCGtcgcagcgccccctgctgggcCAGAGGAGGCAGGACGGCGGCGCTGGTCAGTCCGGACTGGTCCAACCGGGTCTGTCCAAAGCGTCGCCATCGCCGACGCCTCGGGACCGAGCCAGCCAGGCTCTGAGCCTCCGGGCGCTGAACCTGCAGAGCGTCGGGAGCCGGGCGCCGCCCGGGGGGGGCGGCCTTCAGGGAACCCACCCCACGGGGGCGTCAGGGGGGGCGGCGAGGTCCAGCCTACGGAGCGGAGCGTCCGGCGCCAAAGAGACGCGGGCGTCGTCGGCCTCCGGGGGGCAGCGGTCTGCCGGCgagcaggggggggggggccgggGCGGCGCCAAGGAGAAGCTGGTGGGAGGCGGCTCGGCGAGGGGCAACGGCGGCGGACTCGGACCTCAGAACCGGAGCCTGAACGAGCTCAGCACCGGCGACTCGGACGAGACCAGCAGCAGCGAGTCGGAGCGCGACGCCGCCCTGTATCCTAGCAACAGCCGGCCCAGCCTCGGCAACAACGCCACCGAGTCGGACACGGAGACGGACTGGAGGCCGGCGAGGAGCCTCCTGGAGCACGTCTTCGTCACCGACGTCACCGCCAACTTCATCACGGTCACCGTGAAGGAGTCGCCGACCAGCGTGGGATTCTTCAACGCCAGGAACCActga
- the rab40b gene encoding ras-related protein Rab-40B, with product MSHRSSPARAYDFLLKFLLVGDSDVGKAEILASLQDGASESPYGYNTGIDYKTTTILLDGRRVKLQLWDTSGQGRFCTIFRSYSRGAQGVILVYDITNRWSFDGIDRWIKEINEHAPGVPKILVGNRLHLAYKRQVTTEQAQAYAEKLGVTFFEVSPLCNFNVTESFMELARIVLMRHGMERLWRPNRVLTLQDLCCRSIVSVTPVHLVEKLPLPLALQCHLKSFSVANGLNARMMHGQSYSITASSARHGATKRTGAALLKKPRLIRPPPLSPTAESCRNSCKIS from the exons ATGAGCCACCGAAGCAGCCCGGCGCGGGCCTACGACTTTCTGCTCAAGTTCCTGCTGGTGGGAGACAGCGACGTGGGAAAGGCCGAGATCCTGGCGAGTCTGCAGGACGGAGCCTCGGAGTCCCCGTACGGATACAACACGG gaATCGACTACAAGACGACCACCATCCTCCTGGACGGGAGAAGAGTCAAACTGCAGCTCTG gGACACGTCTGGTCAGGGACGGTTCTGCACCATCTTCAGATCTTATTCCAGAGGAGCTCAG gGAGTCATCCTGGTCTACGACATCACCAACCGCTGGTCCTTCGACGGCATCGACAGGTGGATCAAGGAGATAAACGAG CATGCACCGGGTGTGCCTAAGATCCTGGTGGGGAACCGCCTCCACCTGGCCTACAAGCGGCAGGTGACCACGGAGCAGGCGCAGGCCTACGCCGAGAAGCTGGGCGTCACCTTCTTCGAGGTCAGTCCTCTGTGCAACTTCAACGTCACCGAGTCGTTCATGGAGCTGGCGAGAATCGTCCTGATGAGACACGGCATGGAGCGACTGTGGAGGCCCAACAGAG TTTTAACTCTCCAGGATCTTTGCTGTCGCTCCATCGTCTCCGTGACTCCGGTTCATCTGGTGGAGAAGCTTCCCCTCCCGCTGGCTCTGCAGTGTCACCTCAAGTCCTTCTCCGTGGCCAACGGCCTCAACGCCCGTATGATGCACGGTCAGTCCTACTCCATCACCGCCTCCTCCGCCCGTCATGGCGCCACCAAGAGGACGGGAGCGGCGCTGCTGAAGAAGCCCAGGCTGATCCGGCCGCCGCCCCTGAGCCCGACGGCAGAGAGCTGCAGAAACAGCTGTAAGATTTCCTAA